DNA from Streptomyces sp. NBC_01476:
TCTGGGGGTCTCCGCCCCGGGGGTGGCGGAGGAGCCCCGGCGCGAGGGCGCGCCAGGCGGGGAGGGGCTGGCCGACGGCCAGCCTGAAGGGGACCTGCTCGACGCCGCCCAGCGCGCCGTCCTCGCCCGCGTACGCGTCGACGCCGCGCCGACCAGCAGCGATACCCCCGCCGAGGCAACCACGCCCGCCGGCCATGGCGGCGTCCGCGAGATGGCCGCTGCCTTCGTCCACGACCGGGTCCCCGCGCTCGACGTGCCGCCGCTCGCAGCCCCTCCCACCGAACTGGCGGTGCCGCAGGGCAGGATCCGCCGGTTCAACGGCAGCCGCCGCCGGCTGCGCGTCGGGCCTGTCGGATTCACCGAACCCGAGCACGCCGAACTCCTGGCCGCCGCAGAGCGCCACGGCTACGGCGACACCCTCTCTGGGTACTTGGCGGATGTCGCGCTCGCGTTCATCCGCGGCGCGTTCACCGTCGACCTGCCCCTGCACACCGACCGCCAGGAGCTGCAGGAGTTCCGCGCGAAGATCCGCTGGGAGATCAACCGCATCGGCGTCAACATCAACCAGATGGTCTACGTCCTGCACCGCGACGACCGGATCGAACCCGACATCCGCGAACGGCTCGAACGCCTGGACCGACTCCTCACCCACATCGCCCGCGCGCTGGTCCTCCCCACCGACGCCGCCGACGAGGTGGCACCGTGATCCCCTCGGTGAAGGCGCCCGGCGGCAATACCCGCGGACTGCTCGCCTACCTCTACGGGCCCGGCGCCCACGACGAGCACCACGACCCGCACATCGTTGCCTCCTTCAGCCCCCGCGGCCTGCCCGACCCCGGCCGCGAAGAAGACGCCACCCTCACCCAACTCGGCCGGATCCTCGACGAGCCCGTCCACGTGCGCAACAGCGGCTTCGGCAAGAAGGTCACCGGCCACGTCTGGCACTGCCCCGTCCGCGCCGCACCTGAAGACCGCTACCTGTCCGACGCCGAGTGGGGCGAGATCGCCCGCCGCATCGTCCACGCCGCCGGCATCGCCCCCGACGGCGATCCCCTGGCCTGCCGCTGGATCGCCGTCCGGCACGCCGACGACCACATCCACATCCTGGCCACCACCGTCCGCGAAGACGGCCGTCGCCCCAAGATCCACAACTGCGGCATGCGCGCCCAGAACGAGGCCCGCGCCATCGAGCGTGAACTCGGCCTGCGCCAGATCACCCCCGGCGACCGCACCGCAGAACGCCGCCCCAGCCAGGCCGAGATGCACAAAGCCGAACGCCTGGGCTGGGAGCAGACCAGTCGCGAATGGCTCCAGCAGCGCATCCGCGCCGCCATCCCCCACGCCCACAGCGTCGAGGAACTCCTCGCCTACCTGGAAGCGGACGGCGTCGAGATCAAGATCCGCCGCTTCCCCTCCGGAGACCTGACCGGCTACTCCGTCGGCCGCCCCGGCGACCGCAAGGCCGACGGTGAACAGGTCTATATATCCGGCAGCAAGATCGCCCCCGACCTGTCCCTGCCCCAACTCCAAGCCCGCCTCGCCACCGGCACCCCCGAAGAGCACCCCACCGCCCGCCGCACCCAGCCCACCACCACCTGGCACCGCGCAACCGACGCCCTCGACACCCTCCACGACAACCTCACCAACCCGGATCCCGACACCAGCGGTGGCAGTGATGGCGGCATCCGGAGCACAGCGGACAATCAGGCGCAGGCGCAGATCGCCGCTCTCGGAGAGATCATCGAAGCCACCGCACAAGTCGGCCCAGCGGAACTGCGGGCTGAACTGCGAGCAGCAACGGTGGCGTTCGCCCGCGCCCAGCGGTCCCGCATCCGCGCCGACCACCATGCCGCAGCCGGTCTGCGGCAAGCCGCCCGCGACATCGTGGACGCCGACGACGGACGCGACGGCAGCGGCATCGCCGCCCTGATCACCGCCCTGGTCTGGGCCGCGATCCTCGCCGGCCGCTGGCACCAGGCCCACGGCCACCGCCAGCAGGCCGAAGCAGCCCGCGCCACCGCCGCCCACCTGCAAACCGCCTACGACCAGGCCGCAGCGCAGCAGATCGCCGCCCTCACCCACCGCCAACCAAGCAGGGACATCACCCACACCCTCGCCGGCGAAGTCCGCTCCGCCGTCCCCGAGCACGCCGACCGCATCCTCGCCGACCCCAACTGGCCAGCCCTTGCCACCGTCCTCGCCGACGCCCAGGCCGGCGGCCACCGCCCCCGCACCCTCCTTGCCGAAGCAGCCGCCCGACGAGAACTCGCCACAGCACGCCTGCCCGCCAAGGTCCTCGTCGGCCGCATCCAACACACCAGCCGCAACCCCGCACCCAACCGCCGCGCCGAAGCGGCCCGCATGCGCTCCCACGCGGCAGGCAACCTCCCCCACCCCCGCACACCCCAGCCCAGCCCAGCCAGCCCGAACCCGGCAGCCGACGCGCAGCACCGTAGGCGCTGACCGCTGGCCACCCTCCCCGCCGCCCGGGGACCTCACCCTCTGGTACGCCACCCCGGCGCACCAGGAACCCACCCGATTAAGGAGCCCTTCTGAAGGTCCACCCCATCGCCGAGATGTTCCCGATGCTCACCAACGAGGAACTGCGCGACCTCGCCGACGGTATCGCCGCCCGCGGTCAGATCCACCCCATCGTGCTCGACCGCGACGGCGTCCTCCTCGACGGCCGCAACCGCCTCGCCGCCTGCAAACTAGCCGGAATCGAGCCCCGCTTCACCACCTACAACGGCGACGACCCGGTCGGCGTGATCCTGAGCTACAACTTCCGCCGCCGGCACGTCAGCCGTGGCCAGCAGGCGATCATCGTCGCCCTGGCGCGTTCACTTTCGGAACGCTCGCTTCGCGCCGACGCCGCGACCTACGGCATCAGCATCACCCGCCTGTCCGTCGCCACCAGCGTCGTCCAGCACGCCCCCCACCTCGCCGAGCAAGTCCGCATCGGCGCCCCCGGCCTCGACGCCGCCTACGACACCGTCCGCAAAGCCAAGGCCGACAACAAAGCACGCGACGCCAGCTTCCAACTGCTTCGCGAACACGCCCCCGACCTCGCCGAGAAAGTCACCCTCGGGGAAACCACCCTGCCCGAAGCCCTCGCCGAACTCGACCGCCAGCAGGCGCAAGAACACCTCCGCCAGCACGTCCAGAACGTGGACGCCCTCCGCCGCGCCGACGGCCTCACCGAACCCCCGATCACCAGCCTCGCCGACAGCGGAACCATCACCTGGCAGCAAGCCCACGACCAAGCCGACCACTACACCGCCACACGAAAGGACAAACTCCACCACGCCCACCAGGCTCTGGAACCCCTCGCCCAAGCCTGGGACGTCCTCCACGACCTCGCACACCGCCCCGACAGCACCTACACCCGCGACGTCCTCACCAGCCTGAACAACAAGGCCCGCGTACTCGTCGAACTCCTCATCACGCAGCTCATAAGTGCCAGCGGGAAGGATGAGGGTCCGGGCGCGCCCTAACATCACGATCAACAGCTCGACGGGGGCGTAACTTTGTCGAGCTCCCGGTAACGAGACATACACCGTGCGGGTGCCCTCCAACAGGACACCCGCACGGACGCACAGTGCAGGTCGGCTGGTGGCACCTTCGGCCCAAGTCAGTCTCGCTGGGCAGCCAGCAGATCGCGGAGCCAGCGACGGGTGTGCCGTCGGATGCGGGGACGCATCCGACCCGGTAGCGGGCGCCTTACCTGAAGACCTCGGTTGATCCCGTTGTGGATGCCGTTCCCCTTGTGACCGGCGCCATACCTCCGACTGCTCGTCGACCTCGTCGACGGCTATACCACTGGCTGCCCTTCGCGGGCCGGAAAGACGAGGAAAGTCGTTGCGCGTGCGCGCTGGAGGGCGGTGATACGGCGGACGACGAGTATTGCGGCCACGGCCGCCAACACGCCGATGCTGTTGCTGACGACGTCGCCGAGCGCCTCCCCATGGAGCTGGTCCAGGGAAAAGCTGTCCGCGTCGTCGGCGGTCATGATGGCGATGGGCTCGCCGACGAGCGAGTAGCCCAACCCGCCCCAGATCGAGCCGATCCACAGCGCCCACCAGATGTTCAGCAGCGCACGTGCGGGGCCAGTGCGTCCGGCAGCGCGTCGGCCCACCTGTGGGCCCTCCGGCACGGGCACGAGGACGGCTCGGTCGATGTCGTTCGCGATCTTCCGGCCCATCCACAGGTTCGCTATCGGGATGATCCAGGCGCCGATCGCCATGCCGGAGTTGGTGCGCATCGCAGTGGGAGCGAACACCTCCGCATTGAGCCGTGCCCGGCGGAACCAGACGACGAACGGCACCGCGGCGGCGATCAACGAGCCGTAGTGCACCCGGAGGGCCAGTGTCCGCATGTTGAACACGGACTCGATGCGGGTGTTGGTGACATCGGGGGAGCCGACGAGCAGGTCGCCCGCCATGGAGACCATCCGTGCCGAGGCGACCACGTAAAAAGCATCGGCAAGCAGGGCCACGGCGAGCATCGCCACCGCGAATGTCGCGAGGCGGCCCGGGTCGCGGTACTCCGGCCGCTTGTCGGTGATCGCGTAGGGCGTGTACCAGGAGCATCCCGCACACCGTCCGGTGGATGACCACGGCGTCGGAGTTCCGCAGTTGGCGCACTTCATGGCACGGACTGCTTTCGTGGAGATCGTCCAGGGGCGTCCGAACCCGGACGATCAGTACCGTAGGCGAAACGGGCTTCCGGTGTCCAGGGCGTTTCCGCAGGTAAGAGGGGGTGCGGCGGCGACCCCTCCCTGGTGCGGTCCGATGGCGGGCGATCGGAAACGCCCGCACCGCGGTGACGTCCACTCCATTCGCGAATGAGAGGGGCGAGGCGCCAGTCGCCGCAGCCGCACGCGAACTGGAGGAGGAGACGGGCGTCCGCGTGCTGGCCGAGGGCCTGGCGGTTGAAGCTACCTACGATGTGGTTACTGTCAACTACCGCCCGATCGCCGCCTCGCTTGGGCCCAGGCCAGCGGCGAGCGCGGCAGCATAGTCTGGGGGGAGGTGGCCCGTGTCGAAGCCGCAGGCGTGGATCAGGTCCGGACAGAGTTCGACCTGCGGTTCGTTGGCGGAGCTGGAAACCAGGTCTTCGGCCATCAACTCCCGTGCTGCGTAGCCCTCACGAGCCGAGCTCGAACGACGTGTTAAGGCACTGGAAGAGGAGAACGGACGTCTTCACGCGAAGCTCACCGGTTGAAGTGAGCAATCGTCACCGCATCGCGCAGACGCATCTCAGCCCGTGGTGAGAACTTCCCTGGCCGCGTAGTAGGCGTGCAGCGCGGCCTCGCCGCCGGAGCCCAAGGCGGTCATGATCCGCTGGTAGCGGGCGGAGCGGAGGTCTCCGGCGACGATGACGCGGGGGTGTTGGTCGGTAGGCGGGCAGTATCCGTCATGGCCTCTGGTCAGGTCGCCGGACGGTGCAGTCGGCGCGTTCCCGAGGCTGAGATAGGCAGCGTCCGCTGCGACCGTCCGTCGTTCGCCGTCCCGGCCCACCGCTAGCGCTGACACCGCTGTGCCCTCTGCGGGAGCCAGCGTCAGGTGCTCGACCGGGAAGAGTGTGACTCGGGGGTCCTCGCGGATCTCCTCGATCTTGTACTCGTCGGCCGTTGGGTAGGCCACGAGCAATCGGGTGTCGGTGGCCGGGTTGGCGCGCAGGAAGGTGCCGATCGGACGGTCGCCGCCAAGGACGAGGAGGGTACGGCCCCGGACCTCGTCCGCCTCGGCCTGCCAGAGCGGGGGCAGAGCCGGTCCGTCAGGGGCGGTGATCCAGGCAACGTCGCGGAGTTGGAGGGGGCCGACACCAGTGGCGACGACGGCGAACGGGGCGGTAAGACGAGCGCCGGTGTCGACCGTAACGGTCAATGTGACGTCGTCGGCGCGGAGCTCGGTGACCCGTCTGCCGAGTTCGATGCGGCACAGCTCCGTGCTCTTCAGTTCCGTGGTGATGGAGTCGGCCAGCTCCGGGCCGCTGGTGTAACCGCCCAAGACGTTGTTCAGGACCGGGATGCGATAGAGACTGCGGCATAGCGTGTCCGGCTCGATCAGGATCGAGCGCATACCGACGCTGGCAGCCATACGTGCTGCGGCGCATCCCGCGGGGCCGCCGCCGACGATGATCAGGTCGGCGTCGTGGGCGGCGGGCGAAAGATTGCAGGGCGGTGTGTCGGCCATGGGGCTATTCCAGCATCGGGGCTCCGGCGTGCGCAGTGAGTTGTCCCATCACGTATTCGCTGGTGACGAGTTGACGGTTCCCGATCAGGCGACGGGCGACGAGGAGGCCAGCATCGTGGACGTCCGGGCCGGCGTCGCTGGCGCAGGCGTCGGTGACGATCCACGGCGCGTAGCCGTGTTCGAAGGCGTCCGCGGCTGACTTGAGAACGCAGCTTTCTGTGGCGATCCCGCAGAAGACGAGATCGGTCCAGCCCGCCTGGCGGATCAGTTCAGCAGCATCTGGGGTGAGCAGTGTGTAGCCGGTCTTGTCGACGACGGCGTGAGATTCTGCGGCTGCTTCGGCGAGTTCGGGAACCAGGTCGGTCTCAGGCGGCTCCTGAAGCCGGTGCCACTGGAAGAAGCGCTCGTAGGGACTGTTGGGATAGTTGAAGTAACGGGTGAATACGAGAGGTCGTCCGGCGGCGGACCACTGGGCAACCAGGTCGGCAACCGCAGGGACGACGTGGCGGCTGTGACGGTTCACAAAGCCGTTCTGCATGTCGATCACGACCAGCACCGCGCTGCCGATGTCCATCCGATGTCACTCCTGCCCCATGTTCTCAGCTGACGCCCTCGCGAAGAGCGTCCTGAGCGGAACGCAGCCGTTCGACCAGCCCGCTGGTCTTAATGATGGCCTCCCGCATCAGGACGTGCTGCGCGGTCTCCTGGGCGCGGGCCGTGGTGAGCCGGGAGGAGGCGGCGCGTAGGAAGCGCCAGCCGTACTCCTCAGGCATGGAGGGGTCCTGGCCGTCCTCGATCAGCTGCTGGATCTGGCGGGTGAAGCACCACAGGGCCTGGACGGTCAGTTCGCAGGTGACCAGCTCGTCAATGGTGAGGCCGCGCTCGCGGGAGTGGGAGGCGTAGGCGACGCCGGACCAGCCGGCGTAGCCGGTGGAGACTCCTCGTACGCCGAAGGAGACGATGTCCGGATGCTCGAATCCGGTGGCGAGGAGCGATTGCTCCACCGAGCCGTCAAGGGGAGCGGGCCCGCCCGGGGCGCCGCGGTCGACCAGGACCGACGGCGTGGACAGCAAGCGCAGGGCAGTGTCGTAGGAATCTCCGCTCCAGGGACTGGAGGTGACCCAGTAGGCCGAAAGGACGTACTCGGGGTTGGGGACGCGGATGTGCTCCTCGTCCAGGAGGTCGCGGAGCTTGTCCCGTGCCCAGGGCAGGTCGGCGGCGTACGAGCGGTAGCGCCATACAGCGAGTTCGGTGAGCGCGGCGGGCTCGTGGGGCTGAACGAGGTGGAAGACAGCTACCCCGCATGCGAAGACGTGCAGGACGCAGTCCCGAGCTTCGGGGTGGTCCACTCGGGCCGAGGAGGAGTCGAGCCACTTGTCGTCCACGCTCAGCGTCATGTGCGCGCGGAGCTGTCGGGCCCGCTCGACGCCGATGAAGACCGGCAGGAACTTGTGCGAGTCGACTCCGATTCGGCCGGCAACGGGCTGAACGGCGCTGCTCTTCCCGAGCGCTGCCGCGAACCGATCCTTTACGTCCTCCGAAGCGCGGCCGAGCGCGGTGTCGAGGACGGCCTGAGACTCGGCGCGGGGCTGGTAACCCGCCCCACCGCCCTCCCAGTTCGACACGGTCCGGTCGCTGACACCCAAGTACGCGGCGAAGTCCCGCAGGCTCATGCGCAGAGCGTCGCGTAAGAGCCGGGCCTCCCGGCCGGACCATCGCTGCACCGTGACCACCGTCGTACCCCTGTCCGTCACCCGGTGTGGAACGCCGAAACGCCCAGCGTAGCCAGCCCAGTTCGGCAGCGCTGCGGCATTGCTGCAGCACCTGTACGTCACTCCCAGCCATCGGACTGCACCATGCTGTGTCCGCAGGGCCTCGGAGGGGCCCGCCGCCAGGAGGCCCTCCGTCCGTTCTGCCTTGTACCGCGATCAGAAGGAGCAAACGGCATGACCGACATCGTCAAGCGCAACGCCCGCGCCATCCTCCTCGACGGCGACGAGCTCGTCCTCATCAAGCGCACCAAGTCGGGCAGGGAGCCGTACTGGGTTTCCGTCGGCGGAGGGGTCGAGGAGGACGACGCAAGCATCGAGGCGGCCCTGCACCGCGAAGTGTTCGAGGAGCTCGGCGGCAAGCTGGAGCGCGCTGAGCTCGTCCACCTGATCACCGACGAACTGGAGGGCGGCGTCAGTGTCCAGCACATCTTCGCCGCGCGCCTGGAGTCGATGGACCTGGACGCTCGTACGGGTACGGAGTTCGCCAAGCCGGAGCGGGGCGGATACGAGGTGGTCCGGGTGCCGTTCACCGCCGAGGCCGTCCGAATGCTGAACCTGATGCCTCCGGAGCTGGCCGAGTTCGTCGTCGCGAACAAGGACGCGATCGTCTCCGTCCTCGACGCGCCGATCCGCGAGGCGTGAACATGGCACCGGTCCTGGACTTCGTCAGCCTCAACGGGCCCGACAACGTCGGTAAGTCGCTGTTGTCGTTCCGAATTTGAGGGCGGCGTTTTCACTGGTCAGGCATGGGTTGGGTAGTTCGGTGGGAGGTGTGGCCTGTCGGGTTGTCGCTCGCTGGGGAGGCCGGGATGCCGTCGGTTGTCGGACTGCTGGAACAGCACGAGGTTGCTGCTCGTCGTCGGGTCGACGGGCTGCGGGAGGAGGCTGATCGGATCCAGGCCGAGCTGGCCGAGGCCGAGCAGGAATGGCAGGAGTGGTCGGTCGCCCGCAGGCGAGTCGACGCGGTGCTGGCTTCCGGCGGCGATGACCAGGCGGAAGCCTCCCAAAGCTCGCGGGATGCGGTGCAATCGAGGTCACAGGTGCCTGTGTGGCGCGAAGGGCTTGCCTGTTCGGTCCTGTCGGTGGACTACCAGCGGATCGTGCAGGCACTCGCCGACCGGTCCCGGCTTCATCAAGGGCCCTTGACTTGCCAGGAGATGGCCGCGGTGTTCGGGATGGACGTGGTGCCGGCGCGGGTGGAGGCCTTGCGGGCGAAGGCGAAACGCCTGGTCGCGCGGGGATGGCTGACCGAGCCCTCACCGGGCCAGTTCACGCTGGCGAAGGGTGTGGCCGGGCCAGTCGGCGGGTCATGAGCAGGGTCATCGACCAGTAGACGATCGCCTCCGCGCTGGTGGTGCGGCGTTCGTAGTCGCGTGCCAGCCGGCGGGTGCGCATCAGCCAGGCGTTGGTGCGCTCAACGATCCACCGCTTGGGCAGGACCACGAAACCCTTCTGGTCGTCGCTGCGTTTGACGACCTGCAGGACCAGCGCGAGGA
Protein-coding regions in this window:
- a CDS encoding plasmid mobilization relaxosome protein MobC; translated protein: MAEEPRREGAPGGEGLADGQPEGDLLDAAQRAVLARVRVDAAPTSSDTPAEATTPAGHGGVREMAAAFVHDRVPALDVPPLAAPPTELAVPQGRIRRFNGSRRRLRVGPVGFTEPEHAELLAAAERHGYGDTLSGYLADVALAFIRGAFTVDLPLHTDRQELQEFRAKIRWEINRIGVNINQMVYVLHRDDRIEPDIRERLERLDRLLTHIARALVLPTDAADEVAP
- a CDS encoding relaxase/mobilization nuclease domain-containing protein; amino-acid sequence: MIPSVKAPGGNTRGLLAYLYGPGAHDEHHDPHIVASFSPRGLPDPGREEDATLTQLGRILDEPVHVRNSGFGKKVTGHVWHCPVRAAPEDRYLSDAEWGEIARRIVHAAGIAPDGDPLACRWIAVRHADDHIHILATTVREDGRRPKIHNCGMRAQNEARAIERELGLRQITPGDRTAERRPSQAEMHKAERLGWEQTSREWLQQRIRAAIPHAHSVEELLAYLEADGVEIKIRRFPSGDLTGYSVGRPGDRKADGEQVYISGSKIAPDLSLPQLQARLATGTPEEHPTARRTQPTTTWHRATDALDTLHDNLTNPDPDTSGGSDGGIRSTADNQAQAQIAALGEIIEATAQVGPAELRAELRAATVAFARAQRSRIRADHHAAAGLRQAARDIVDADDGRDGSGIAALITALVWAAILAGRWHQAHGHRQQAEAARATAAHLQTAYDQAAAQQIAALTHRQPSRDITHTLAGEVRSAVPEHADRILADPNWPALATVLADAQAGGHRPRTLLAEAAARRELATARLPAKVLVGRIQHTSRNPAPNRRAEAARMRSHAAGNLPHPRTPQPSPASPNPAADAQHRRR
- a CDS encoding ParB N-terminal domain-containing protein — protein: MLTNEELRDLADGIAARGQIHPIVLDRDGVLLDGRNRLAACKLAGIEPRFTTYNGDDPVGVILSYNFRRRHVSRGQQAIIVALARSLSERSLRADAATYGISITRLSVATSVVQHAPHLAEQVRIGAPGLDAAYDTVRKAKADNKARDASFQLLREHAPDLAEKVTLGETTLPEALAELDRQQAQEHLRQHVQNVDALRRADGLTEPPITSLADSGTITWQQAHDQADHYTATRKDKLHHAHQALEPLAQAWDVLHDLAHRPDSTYTRDVLTSLNNKARVLVELLITQLISASGKDEGPGAP
- a CDS encoding DUF4328 domain-containing protein — translated: MKCANCGTPTPWSSTGRCAGCSWYTPYAITDKRPEYRDPGRLATFAVAMLAVALLADAFYVVASARMVSMAGDLLVGSPDVTNTRIESVFNMRTLALRVHYGSLIAAAVPFVVWFRRARLNAEVFAPTAMRTNSGMAIGAWIIPIANLWMGRKIANDIDRAVLVPVPEGPQVGRRAAGRTGPARALLNIWWALWIGSIWGGLGYSLVGEPIAIMTADDADSFSLDQLHGEALGDVVSNSIGVLAAVAAILVVRRITALQRARATTFLVFPAREGQPVV
- a CDS encoding NUDIX domain-containing protein, which produces MTSTPFANERGEAPVAAAARELEEETGVRVLAEGLAVEATYDVVTVNYRPIAASLGPRPAASAAA
- a CDS encoding FAD-dependent oxidoreductase; translated protein: MADTPPCNLSPAAHDADLIIVGGGPAGCAAARMAASVGMRSILIEPDTLCRSLYRIPVLNNVLGGYTSGPELADSITTELKSTELCRIELGRRVTELRADDVTLTVTVDTGARLTAPFAVVATGVGPLQLRDVAWITAPDGPALPPLWQAEADEVRGRTLLVLGGDRPIGTFLRANPATDTRLLVAYPTADEYKIEEIREDPRVTLFPVEHLTLAPAEGTAVSALAVGRDGERRTVAADAAYLSLGNAPTAPSGDLTRGHDGYCPPTDQHPRVIVAGDLRSARYQRIMTALGSGGEAALHAYYAAREVLTTG
- a CDS encoding isochorismatase family cysteine hydrolase — encoded protein: MDIGSAVLVVIDMQNGFVNRHSRHVVPAVADLVAQWSAAGRPLVFTRYFNYPNSPYERFFQWHRLQEPPETDLVPELAEAAAESHAVVDKTGYTLLTPDAAELIRQAGWTDLVFCGIATESCVLKSAADAFEHGYAPWIVTDACASDAGPDVHDAGLLVARRLIGNRQLVTSEYVMGQLTAHAGAPMLE
- a CDS encoding helix-turn-helix domain-containing protein — protein: MSLRDFAAYLGVSDRTVSNWEGGGAGYQPRAESQAVLDTALGRASEDVKDRFAAALGKSSAVQPVAGRIGVDSHKFLPVFIGVERARQLRAHMTLSVDDKWLDSSSARVDHPEARDCVLHVFACGVAVFHLVQPHEPAALTELAVWRYRSYAADLPWARDKLRDLLDEEHIRVPNPEYVLSAYWVTSSPWSGDSYDTALRLLSTPSVLVDRGAPGGPAPLDGSVEQSLLATGFEHPDIVSFGVRGVSTGYAGWSGVAYASHSRERGLTIDELVTCELTVQALWCFTRQIQQLIEDGQDPSMPEEYGWRFLRAASSRLTTARAQETAQHVLMREAIIKTSGLVERLRSAQDALREGVS
- a CDS encoding NUDIX hydrolase, yielding MTDIVKRNARAILLDGDELVLIKRTKSGREPYWVSVGGGVEEDDASIEAALHREVFEELGGKLERAELVHLITDELEGGVSVQHIFAARLESMDLDARTGTEFAKPERGGYEVVRVPFTAEAVRMLNLMPPELAEFVVANKDAIVSVLDAPIREA